The following DNA comes from Coleofasciculus sp. FACHB-1120.
TACAAATTACTCCGCCCTTTGTGAATCAACTTTTGCAAGGACGCATTCAAAGGGTTCAGCTTCTAAAACTTAGTAGCGGCGAGAAAAGCTGTTGTTTCCGCGACCACCACCACCAGATGGGCCTCTATCTTCTTTGGGCTTCGCCTTGTTAACTTTCAAGTCGCGACCCATCCATTCAGCGCCATCAAGCGCTTCAATGGCAGCTGTTTCTTCAGCTTCACTACCCATTTCAACAAAACCAAAGCCGCGTAGACGACCTGTTTCCCGATCGGTGGGTAACTGGACGCGTTTTACAGAACCATATTCTGCAAAAACTCCAGTGAGGTCTTCTTGCGTAACTTCGTAGGATAGATTGCCTACATAAATAGACATAGATTGTCTCCAAAATCAGAGGGGTGTAGAGATTTGAATTTCGGAGAGAAGCCTGTCAAGACCA
Coding sequences within:
- a CDS encoding RNA-binding protein — translated: MSIYVGNLSYEVTQEDLTGVFAEYGSVKRVQLPTDRETGRLRGFGFVEMGSEAEETAAIEALDGAEWMGRDLKVNKAKPKEDRGPSGGGGRGNNSFSRRY